The Desulfohalovibrio reitneri genome contains a region encoding:
- a CDS encoding aspartate aminotransferase family protein, with protein MSTPLERLKAREEAALFHTYGRYPLAVARASGSRLWDQEGGEYIDLLSGLAVTSLGHCHPEVAEAVAEQARTLVHVSNLFYQKEQVDLAERILETCHCGKVFFCNSGAEANEAAVKLARRYNRVVRETDAHQVITLEGSFHGRTLATAAATGQEKIKQGFDPLPEGFLHVPTGDLEAMEQAIGPQTAAVLVEVIQGEGGVNPLDGEYLRSVQELCRENGVLFMVDEIQTGLCRTGSFWAFQEYGLEPDVFTSAKAMANGLPMGACLATDEVARGFEPGSHATTFGGGPLLSRAALTVLDVMRRDRLDKRASDMGYRLKENLRHVSENNPGAIEEVRGRGMMLGIVLAENGQSVWRRLLDEGFVCNLTQDRVLRLLPALTIDPADLDAFAEALDTIL; from the coding sequence ATGAGCACCCCGCTGGAACGCCTCAAGGCCCGTGAGGAGGCCGCCCTCTTCCACACCTATGGACGCTATCCCCTGGCCGTGGCCCGAGCCTCCGGCTCTCGCCTGTGGGACCAGGAGGGCGGCGAATACATCGACCTGCTCTCCGGCCTGGCCGTGACCTCCCTGGGACACTGCCACCCCGAGGTGGCCGAGGCTGTGGCCGAACAGGCCCGCACCCTGGTCCACGTCTCCAACCTCTTCTACCAGAAGGAGCAAGTGGATCTGGCCGAGCGGATTCTGGAAACCTGCCACTGCGGCAAGGTCTTTTTCTGCAATTCCGGGGCGGAGGCCAACGAGGCCGCGGTGAAGCTGGCCCGGCGCTACAACCGGGTGGTGCGGGAGACCGACGCCCACCAAGTCATCACCCTGGAGGGATCCTTCCACGGCCGCACCCTGGCCACGGCCGCGGCCACCGGCCAGGAAAAGATCAAGCAGGGCTTCGACCCCCTGCCCGAGGGCTTCCTCCACGTGCCCACCGGGGACCTGGAGGCCATGGAACAGGCCATCGGCCCGCAGACCGCAGCTGTTCTGGTGGAGGTCATCCAGGGCGAGGGCGGGGTCAACCCCCTAGATGGGGAATACCTGCGCTCCGTGCAGGAACTCTGCCGCGAAAACGGTGTCCTCTTCATGGTGGACGAAATCCAGACCGGCCTGTGCCGTACCGGCTCCTTCTGGGCATTCCAGGAATACGGTCTGGAACCGGACGTATTCACCTCGGCCAAAGCCATGGCCAACGGGCTGCCCATGGGCGCCTGCCTGGCCACGGATGAAGTGGCCCGGGGCTTTGAGCCAGGCAGCCACGCCACCACCTTCGGCGGCGGTCCCCTGCTCTCCCGCGCCGCCCTGACCGTGCTGGACGTCATGCGGCGAGACAGGCTGGACAAACGCGCCAGCGACATGGGCTACCGTCTCAAGGAGAACCTGCGCCACGTCTCCGAGAACAACCCCGGTGCCATCGAGGAGGTGCGCGGCCGGGGCATGATGCTAGGCATCGTGCTGGCCGAAAACGGCCAGTCCGTCTGGCGCAGGCTGCTGGACGAGGGCTTTGTCTGCAACCTGACCCAGGACCGCGTGCTGCGCCTGCTGCCAGCGCTGACCATCGACCCGGCCGACCTGGACGCCTTCGCCGAGGCCCTGGACACCATCCTGTAA
- the dut gene encoding dUTP diphosphatase — MTQPNRIQVNVKFLHPMWEEFELEPATDQSAGTDLRACLDDAEWTVPPGGRILVPTGLAIDIAQPGVAGFVFSRSGLGVKHGLTVAQGVGVIDPDYRGEIKVGLLNTSGEERTISRGQRIAQLLFLPYFPAELVPCDDLSETVRGAGGFGHTGSR; from the coding sequence ATGACACAACCGAACCGCATTCAAGTCAACGTAAAATTCCTCCACCCCATGTGGGAGGAATTCGAGCTCGAACCCGCCACGGACCAGAGCGCCGGAACCGATCTGCGCGCCTGCCTGGACGACGCGGAATGGACCGTGCCGCCTGGGGGGCGAATCCTGGTGCCCACGGGGCTGGCCATCGACATCGCCCAGCCCGGCGTGGCCGGATTCGTTTTTTCCCGCAGCGGCCTCGGGGTGAAGCACGGCCTGACCGTGGCCCAGGGCGTGGGGGTCATCGACCCCGACTACCGGGGAGAGATCAAGGTCGGCCTGCTGAACACCTCCGGCGAGGAGCGGACCATATCGCGCGGCCAGCGCATAGCCCAGCTTCTCTTCCTGCCCTATTTCCCGGCCGAACTCGTGCCCTGCGACGATCTCTCGGAGACCGTACGCGGAGCCGGAGGCTTCGGCCACACCGGATCACGCTAG
- the glgP gene encoding alpha-glucan family phosphorylase — protein MRPIRSYSVVPNIPDPLAPLRDLAANYWFSWNDQIADLFSQMDPDLWRRAKGNPVAFLNMFPQEELLRLAGDEFFLERLREAHKALKNYLGKTMSPLDLEPSRPGQPVVAYFSAEYGIDGSLPIYSGGLGILAGDHLKSASDLNIPLVAVGLAYKKGYFRQYLTPDGWQQERYPTVDFEQLPVSLVRGEDGREVRVSVDMEGRECHARIWRVDVGRVPLYLLDTNIPENPQDLRETTAQLYGGDWEMRLRQEILLGIGGVRALRALGLAPEVIHMNEGHSAFAGVERIRLLMREEELSFEAAMELVASSSVFTTHTPVPAGNDRFDPDLMQRYFEGYARNLGLAFKVFLALGRENQRDDEETFCMTVLALRLSRNNNGVSRLHGKVSREMWKQVWPSYPVEDVPIHAITNGVHQPTFVAEDMAALYDRYLGGNWREDPDCARVWKQAANIPDAELWRTHERLRERLVEFVRSRLAETLARRGVRSREVEEAREVLDPQVLTVCFARRFATYKRANLLLRDVERMRRLVTHPERPMQFIFAGKAHPQDQEGKKLIQQLVQLARDPDFRKRMVFLEDYDMEIARFMVQGGDVWLNTPRVPLEACGTSGMKAMVNGVLNVSTVDGWWAEAYEPGNQVGYAIGRGEIYEDWEYQDFVEGRTLYNVLENHVAPDFYERGHDNMPRGWIGRMRNALERLGPRFSSNRMVVDYVQEAYKQAAANTRRLSAKNYAPAKELAAWRMDMMTKWSEVRIREIEAGKGERIHVDEPLPVEAEVHLNGLRPEDVRVEIYAGTLNEDGEFRTRWTTLMSPSGKGADEGWVRFAGEVRPSESGRFGLSLRVLPNHPLLHDPHALGLIRWAEE, from the coding sequence ATGCGTCCAATCCGCAGTTATTCCGTTGTCCCCAACATTCCCGATCCGCTGGCGCCCTTGCGCGACCTGGCGGCCAACTACTGGTTTTCCTGGAATGACCAGATCGCGGACCTGTTCAGCCAGATGGACCCGGACCTGTGGCGTCGGGCCAAGGGGAATCCGGTAGCCTTTCTGAACATGTTCCCCCAGGAAGAATTGTTGCGGCTGGCGGGGGACGAGTTTTTCCTGGAGCGGCTGCGCGAGGCCCACAAGGCGCTGAAGAACTACCTCGGCAAGACCATGTCGCCGCTGGACCTTGAACCGAGCCGGCCGGGCCAGCCAGTGGTTGCCTACTTCAGCGCGGAATACGGCATTGACGGCAGCCTGCCCATCTATTCCGGAGGGCTGGGCATCCTGGCGGGCGACCATCTCAAGTCAGCCTCGGACCTCAACATCCCTCTGGTGGCTGTGGGCTTGGCCTACAAGAAGGGTTACTTTCGCCAGTACCTCACCCCGGACGGCTGGCAGCAGGAGCGCTACCCCACGGTCGATTTCGAACAACTGCCGGTCTCGCTTGTGCGCGGCGAGGACGGGAGGGAGGTGCGTGTTTCCGTGGACATGGAGGGCCGCGAGTGCCACGCCCGCATCTGGCGTGTGGACGTTGGCCGGGTGCCCCTGTACCTGCTGGACACCAACATCCCGGAGAACCCGCAGGATCTGCGCGAGACCACGGCTCAACTCTACGGGGGCGACTGGGAGATGCGTCTGCGGCAGGAAATCCTGCTGGGCATTGGCGGAGTGCGGGCTTTGCGCGCTTTGGGACTGGCTCCGGAGGTCATCCACATGAACGAGGGCCACTCCGCCTTCGCCGGAGTGGAACGCATCCGGCTGCTCATGCGGGAGGAGGAGCTTTCCTTCGAAGCGGCCATGGAGCTGGTGGCCTCATCCTCGGTGTTCACAACGCACACCCCGGTCCCGGCGGGCAACGACCGTTTCGATCCGGACCTGATGCAGCGCTACTTCGAGGGCTACGCCAGGAATCTCGGCTTGGCCTTCAAGGTCTTTCTGGCACTGGGGCGGGAAAACCAGCGCGACGACGAGGAGACGTTCTGCATGACCGTGCTGGCCTTGCGGCTCTCCCGGAACAACAATGGTGTCAGCCGCCTGCACGGCAAGGTTTCACGGGAAATGTGGAAACAGGTCTGGCCCAGCTATCCGGTGGAGGACGTGCCCATCCACGCCATCACCAACGGCGTGCACCAGCCCACCTTTGTGGCCGAGGACATGGCCGCCCTGTACGACCGCTACCTGGGCGGCAACTGGCGCGAGGATCCGGACTGCGCCAGGGTCTGGAAACAGGCCGCCAACATCCCGGACGCCGAGTTGTGGCGCACCCATGAACGGCTGCGCGAGCGGCTGGTTGAGTTCGTGCGTTCCAGGCTGGCCGAAACCCTTGCCCGCAGGGGCGTCCGCTCCAGGGAGGTCGAGGAGGCCCGCGAGGTGCTCGACCCGCAGGTGCTCACGGTCTGCTTCGCCCGCCGCTTCGCCACGTACAAGCGGGCCAACCTGCTGCTGCGGGACGTGGAGCGCATGCGCCGGCTGGTGACGCACCCGGAGCGACCCATGCAGTTCATTTTCGCGGGCAAGGCGCATCCCCAGGACCAGGAGGGCAAGAAGCTCATCCAGCAACTGGTGCAGCTGGCCCGCGACCCGGATTTCCGCAAGCGCATGGTCTTTCTCGAGGACTACGACATGGAGATCGCCCGCTTCATGGTGCAGGGCGGCGATGTCTGGCTGAACACCCCGCGCGTTCCGCTGGAGGCCTGCGGCACTTCGGGCATGAAGGCCATGGTCAACGGCGTGCTCAATGTCTCCACCGTGGACGGCTGGTGGGCCGAAGCCTACGAGCCGGGCAACCAGGTGGGCTACGCCATCGGCCGGGGCGAAATCTACGAGGACTGGGAGTACCAGGACTTCGTGGAGGGCCGTACACTCTACAATGTGCTGGAGAACCATGTTGCCCCGGATTTCTATGAGCGCGGCCACGACAACATGCCCCGTGGGTGGATCGGCCGCATGCGCAACGCCCTGGAGCGGCTGGGGCCCCGCTTCAGTTCCAACCGCATGGTGGTGGACTACGTGCAGGAGGCCTACAAACAGGCCGCGGCCAACACCCGCAGGTTGTCCGCCAAGAACTACGCCCCGGCCAAGGAACTGGCCGCTTGGCGGATGGATATGATGACCAAGTGGAGCGAGGTGCGCATCCGCGAGATAGAGGCCGGAAAGGGGGAGCGGATCCATGTGGACGAGCCCCTGCCTGTGGAGGCGGAGGTGCACCTCAACGGCTTGCGGCCCGAGGATGTGCGGGTGGAGATCTATGCGGGCACCCTCAATGAGGACGGCGAATTCCGGACCAGGTGGACCACTCTCATGTCCCCCTCGGGCAAGGGGGCGGACGAGGGCTGGGTGCGCTTCGCGGGAGAGGTTCGGCCCTCGGAATCCGGCCGTTTCGGCCTGAGCCTGCGTGTGCTGCCCAACCACCCCCTGCTGCATGATCCCCACGCCCTGGGGCTCATCCGCTGGGCTGAGGAGTAA
- a CDS encoding PilZ domain-containing protein, with product MSFLKKLLHVASSKGGSQERRQAYRVEIPSLRAKLSGKPISVGVRDISATGISLVTAAKEFKQGNTVSINLFKGAILLLSSLKIEVVRVDTGYVGARFVELTPQQDNFLHAVTLEEQKKQAERKKKAGESAAARTIKLD from the coding sequence GTGTCGTTCCTCAAGAAACTGCTGCACGTGGCCTCCAGCAAGGGGGGAAGCCAGGAACGCCGCCAGGCGTACCGGGTCGAGATACCGAGCCTGCGAGCGAAACTGTCAGGCAAGCCCATTTCCGTGGGGGTGCGCGACATCTCCGCCACCGGCATCTCCCTGGTCACTGCGGCCAAGGAGTTCAAGCAGGGCAATACCGTTTCCATTAATCTCTTTAAAGGCGCAATCCTGCTGCTGAGTAGTCTCAAGATCGAGGTCGTGCGCGTGGATACGGGGTATGTCGGAGCGCGGTTTGTCGAACTCACCCCGCAGCAGGACAACTTCCTTCACGCCGTCACCCTCGAGGAGCAGAAAAAGCAGGCCGAGCGGAAGAAGAAGGCCGGCGAGTCGGCCGCCGCCAGGACCATCAAGCTTGACTGA
- the cobI gene encoding precorrin-2 C(20)-methyltransferase, translating to MSGGKLTAIGVGPGDPELLTLKAARVLASTRLVFTAASPRNDYSQALNIAREHLPAEAEVVRLDFPMTRDRTILDAAWATAAETVADRLSGGGEGVFLTLGDPLTYSTFGYLRRTLAMLAPDVETASVPGVTSYHAAASGIGRVLVEGSENLVVLSGVDGEEKLRRDLAGADNAVILKAYRNLPVLRRVVRELGLEEEAMLVSRLGMPDGPEIRPLAEAPEEKPSYFTLLVIARKR from the coding sequence ATGAGCGGAGGAAAACTGACCGCCATCGGCGTGGGCCCAGGCGATCCGGAACTGCTCACCCTCAAGGCGGCGCGGGTGCTGGCCTCCACACGTTTGGTATTCACCGCGGCCTCGCCGCGCAACGACTACTCGCAGGCCCTGAACATCGCCCGGGAACACCTGCCCGCCGAGGCCGAAGTGGTTCGTCTGGATTTCCCCATGACCCGTGACCGGACCATCCTGGACGCGGCCTGGGCCACGGCCGCTGAAACCGTGGCGGACAGGCTCTCCGGCGGCGGGGAGGGGGTCTTTCTGACCCTGGGAGACCCCCTGACCTACAGCACCTTCGGCTACCTGCGGCGCACCCTGGCCATGCTCGCTCCGGACGTCGAGACGGCCTCGGTACCGGGCGTTACGTCCTACCACGCCGCTGCATCCGGCATCGGCCGGGTGCTGGTGGAGGGGAGCGAAAACCTAGTGGTGCTGTCCGGGGTGGACGGGGAGGAAAAGCTGCGGCGCGACCTGGCCGGAGCGGACAACGCGGTCATCCTCAAGGCCTACCGCAATCTGCCGGTGCTGCGGCGGGTGGTGCGCGAACTGGGGTTGGAGGAGGAGGCCATGCTGGTCTCCAGGCTGGGCATGCCGGATGGACCGGAAATCCGCCCCCTGGCCGAAGCGCCGGAGGAAAAACCCTCCTACTTCACCCTGCTGGTAATCGCCAGAAAACGCTGA
- a CDS encoding ABC transporter substrate-binding protein, with protein MKPLSAWRRIPSRALPRLFLCLLPLLTLCEPVHALSIQDDSGHEVRLERPAERVVSLYGAFTEWLAAMDRLDLLVSRTANEHEPKRVAALPAIGTHLRPNLERILALRPDLVLQMSGRDAAMEPVRFLREHGIPTAVFSVHDFPGLFSALKRVGTLCDAELEAGNLVGSMKERLAEVASRIRERRRPSVFFEVRWPNLLGAGKHSMVDAVIRAAGGRNALEQGKKLVRLGQEALLDLNPDVYVVQKGPMNPDPVPPAERPQFTVLGAVRSGKVLTVDERRFSRPGPRGVGAVEKLASFLHPDAFAGENAP; from the coding sequence ATGAAACCCCTGTCTGCGTGGCGCCGCATCCCGTCACGGGCGCTCCCCAGGCTCTTTTTGTGCCTGCTTCCGCTACTGACGCTGTGTGAGCCAGTCCACGCCCTGTCCATACAGGACGACTCCGGACACGAGGTCCGGCTGGAACGCCCGGCCGAGCGGGTGGTCAGCCTGTACGGCGCCTTCACCGAATGGCTCGCGGCCATGGACCGGCTGGATCTGCTGGTCTCCCGTACCGCCAACGAGCACGAGCCCAAGCGGGTCGCGGCCCTGCCGGCCATCGGCACCCATCTCCGCCCCAATCTGGAGCGCATCCTGGCCCTGCGCCCCGACCTGGTCCTGCAGATGTCCGGCCGCGACGCGGCCATGGAGCCTGTGCGTTTTCTGCGCGAGCACGGCATCCCCACGGCCGTGTTCTCGGTGCACGACTTTCCGGGCCTCTTCTCAGCGCTAAAGCGCGTGGGAACATTGTGCGACGCCGAGCTGGAAGCCGGGAACCTCGTCGGGAGCATGAAGGAAAGACTGGCGGAGGTCGCCAGCCGAATACGCGAGCGGCGCAGGCCCTCGGTGTTTTTCGAGGTACGCTGGCCTAATCTGCTGGGTGCTGGAAAACATTCCATGGTGGACGCGGTCATCCGGGCCGCGGGGGGACGAAACGCTCTGGAGCAGGGCAAGAAGCTGGTGCGGCTGGGCCAGGAAGCCCTGCTGGACCTGAACCCGGACGTCTATGTGGTACAGAAGGGCCCTATGAATCCCGACCCCGTTCCCCCGGCTGAGCGGCCGCAATTCACAGTGCTGGGCGCCGTGCGGTCCGGCAAGGTTCTCACCGTTGATGAGCGACGCTTCTCCCGTCCCGGCCCGCGCGGCGTTGGCGCGGTGGAAAAGTTGGCGTCCTTCCTGCATCCGGACGCGTTCGCCGGGGAGAATGCGCCATGA
- a CDS encoding ABC transporter ATP-binding protein has product MIEARNLSAAHGRTEVLRGVDLRFEDGRMVGLLGPNGAGKTSLLLALSGLLRPSRGEALLDGRPVRETAPRARAQTVAVVPQQAETGSGLRCLSVVLMGRRPHLSFWGGYTRADLDLAVAAMRETGVEELAERRLDQVSGGEFKRVLIARALAQDTPALLLDEAAAGLDAAAKMAVCEMMAAKAAKGSLVLAVMHDLNLAALFCHRLVFLKRGRVVLDGPTADVFTRQTLSEIYETPVCVAPHPVTGAPQALFVPASATDAV; this is encoded by the coding sequence GTGATCGAGGCCCGCAACCTCTCGGCCGCCCACGGCCGCACCGAGGTGCTGCGCGGGGTGGACCTGCGCTTCGAGGACGGCCGGATGGTCGGCCTGCTCGGCCCCAACGGCGCGGGCAAGACATCCTTGCTGCTGGCCCTTTCCGGCCTGCTGCGGCCAAGCCGGGGCGAAGCCCTGCTGGACGGCCGCCCCGTGCGCGAAACCGCTCCTCGCGCCCGCGCCCAAACCGTTGCCGTGGTGCCGCAGCAGGCGGAAACGGGTTCCGGCCTACGCTGTCTCTCGGTGGTGCTCATGGGGCGCCGTCCCCACCTCTCCTTCTGGGGCGGCTACACCCGCGCGGACCTGGACCTTGCAGTGGCCGCCATGCGCGAGACCGGAGTGGAGGAGTTGGCCGAACGCCGCCTGGATCAGGTCTCCGGCGGCGAATTCAAGCGGGTGCTCATCGCCCGCGCCCTGGCCCAGGACACGCCCGCCCTGCTGCTTGACGAAGCCGCAGCCGGGCTGGACGCGGCCGCCAAGATGGCCGTCTGCGAAATGATGGCCGCCAAGGCCGCCAAGGGCTCGCTGGTCCTGGCGGTCATGCACGACCTCAACCTGGCCGCCCTCTTCTGCCACCGGCTCGTCTTTCTCAAACGCGGCCGGGTTGTGCTGGACGGCCCCACCGCCGATGTCTTCACCCGACAAACCCTTTCGGAGATATATGAAACCCCTGTCTGCGTGGCGCCGCATCCCGTCACGGGCGCTCCCCAGGCTCTTTTTGTGCCTGCTTCCGCTACTGACGCTGTGTGA
- a CDS encoding FecCD family ABC transporter permease has translation MDSASSQLLERVRRHERDRIGRLAVSLGILGAASLASIPAACLIGPMDIPAWKVADVVASLLPWREAEADPVLRTVVLELRLARVLLAFVVGASLAAAGTVFQGVLRNPLADPFTLGVSSGAAFGASLAIAMGLAGHALLSLGGLSLGVIPLAALLGAGGALTCVLLLARAAGGLRRETVVLAGIVVATFLAALVSLLKSLDEEAVASIVFWIMGSFQGRGLPELALAAPYAALGLAVIWLMARDLDALSLGAKQAEWLGVNARASRLGLLCAASLLAAASTAVAGVIGFVGLVAPHLCRLYAGSEHRPLLLLSSLTGGLGLLWADVAARSILPSGEELPVGVITALAGGPFFCLLLLKRAREAA, from the coding sequence ATGGACTCGGCCTCCAGCCAGCTGCTTGAACGCGTCCGCCGCCACGAGCGCGACAGAATCGGCCGGCTGGCCGTCTCCCTGGGAATTCTGGGAGCGGCCAGCCTGGCCTCCATTCCCGCGGCCTGCCTCATAGGCCCAATGGACATCCCCGCCTGGAAGGTGGCCGACGTGGTGGCCTCCCTGCTGCCCTGGCGCGAAGCCGAGGCCGATCCGGTGCTGCGCACCGTGGTGCTTGAGTTGCGCCTTGCGCGGGTCCTGCTGGCCTTTGTCGTCGGAGCCTCCCTGGCGGCGGCGGGCACGGTCTTTCAGGGCGTGCTGCGCAATCCCCTGGCCGACCCCTTCACTCTGGGCGTCTCCTCAGGCGCGGCCTTCGGGGCTTCGCTGGCCATCGCCATGGGTCTGGCCGGACATGCCTTGCTGTCCCTGGGCGGGCTGAGCCTGGGGGTCATTCCCCTGGCCGCCTTGCTTGGCGCGGGCGGCGCGCTGACCTGCGTGTTGCTGCTGGCACGGGCTGCCGGGGGGCTGCGTCGGGAAACCGTTGTCCTGGCGGGCATTGTGGTGGCCACCTTCCTGGCCGCCCTGGTCTCCCTGCTCAAATCCCTGGACGAAGAGGCCGTGGCCAGCATCGTCTTCTGGATCATGGGCAGCTTCCAGGGCCGGGGACTGCCGGAGTTGGCCCTGGCCGCGCCCTACGCCGCCCTTGGCCTGGCGGTCATCTGGCTCATGGCCCGCGACCTGGACGCCCTTTCCCTGGGTGCCAAGCAGGCCGAGTGGCTTGGTGTCAATGCCCGCGCCTCCAGGCTTGGACTGCTCTGCGCCGCCTCCCTGCTGGCCGCCGCCTCCACGGCCGTGGCCGGGGTCATCGGATTCGTGGGGCTGGTGGCCCCGCATCTCTGCCGCCTCTACGCCGGCTCTGAACACCGGCCGCTCCTGCTCTTGTCCTCCCTCACCGGCGGGCTTGGCCTGCTGTGGGCCGATGTGGCCGCCCGCTCCATCCTGCCCAGCGGGGAGGAGCTGCCTGTGGGGGTCATCACCGCCCTGGCCGGGGGGCCGTTTTTCTGCCTGCTGCTCCTCAAACGTGCACGGGAGGCGGCGTGA
- a CDS encoding sirohydrochlorin cobaltochelatase, with the protein MLFRTRSFLFILAALLCLAAHPAQAGHGHDRPDKTGILLVAFGTSIPEAQTVFDTIDQRVRNAHPGTPVRWAFTSSIIRDKIERTQGENLDSVQQALADMADQGFTRVAVQSLHTIPGQEFHDLRATIGAFDGLPGGLEDVSLGMPLLSSDSDLRRVADALLANLPGERSGSEAAVFMGHGTHHPANVYYPGLQYYLWERDPLAFVGVVEGAPPLNEVETKLAERGVERVWLLPFMSVAGDHARNDMAGDEPGSWKSVLRDKGYEVEVVLTGTAAYDQVVNVWLDHLHTALERLPR; encoded by the coding sequence ATGCTGTTCCGGACCCGTTCCTTCCTTTTTATCCTAGCGGCCCTGCTTTGCCTTGCCGCCCACCCGGCCCAAGCGGGCCACGGCCATGATCGGCCCGACAAGACCGGCATCCTGCTGGTGGCCTTCGGCACATCCATCCCCGAAGCCCAGACCGTCTTCGACACCATCGACCAGCGGGTGAGGAACGCGCACCCCGGGACACCGGTGCGCTGGGCCTTCACCTCCTCCATCATCCGCGACAAGATTGAACGCACCCAGGGCGAGAATCTGGATTCCGTGCAGCAAGCCCTGGCGGACATGGCGGACCAGGGATTCACCCGCGTGGCGGTGCAGTCCCTGCACACCATCCCCGGGCAGGAGTTCCACGACCTGCGCGCCACCATCGGGGCCTTCGACGGCCTGCCCGGCGGCCTGGAGGATGTGAGCCTGGGCATGCCCCTGCTGTCCTCCGACAGCGACCTGCGCCGTGTAGCCGACGCCCTGCTGGCCAACCTGCCCGGTGAACGCTCCGGTTCGGAGGCGGCGGTATTCATGGGGCACGGCACCCACCACCCCGCCAACGTCTACTACCCCGGCCTGCAATACTACTTGTGGGAGAGGGATCCCCTGGCCTTCGTGGGCGTGGTCGAGGGCGCCCCTCCGCTTAACGAAGTCGAGACCAAACTGGCCGAACGCGGCGTTGAACGCGTCTGGCTGCTTCCCTTCATGTCCGTGGCCGGCGACCACGCCCGCAACGACATGGCCGGTGACGAGCCCGGCTCCTGGAAGAGCGTGCTACGCGACAAGGGCTATGAAGTGGAGGTCGTGCTTACAGGCACCGCCGCCTACGACCAAGTGGTAAACGTCTGGCTCGACCACCTGCACACCGCGCTGGAGCGGCTGCCCAGGTAA
- a CDS encoding sirohydrochlorin cobaltochelatase: MTAALPASTDSGTIMPHTAILLAPHGTAVADARLGFERLARDARAAHPEARVLLTPTSRKVRVKMLARGEDAPSPVDVLRGLAKDGVQRLVIQSLHTLAASEYESILAARDELLREFPGLRAAVGRPLLATADDVRAAAEASLSYAPADRTPDEAVVFVAHGASHAADGLLDELFAELARRDPLLLGGRLEGSPSAGNIARTLRQKGVRRAHLLPFMCVGGYHVQVDVASDSPQSWSSIFRREGLTPLPRITGTSEHPPFRTLWLDHLKEAMASLDTRQSAD; the protein is encoded by the coding sequence TTGACAGCGGCCCTTCCCGCCAGTACCGACTCCGGCACCATCATGCCCCACACCGCCATTCTCCTCGCCCCCCACGGAACCGCCGTGGCCGACGCCAGGCTCGGTTTCGAGCGGCTGGCCCGCGACGCGCGCGCCGCCCATCCCGAAGCGCGCGTCCTGCTCACTCCCACCTCCCGGAAAGTGCGCGTCAAGATGCTCGCACGGGGCGAGGACGCCCCTTCCCCGGTGGACGTATTGCGCGGCTTGGCGAAAGACGGTGTGCAGCGGCTGGTCATCCAGTCGCTGCACACGCTGGCCGCCTCGGAATACGAATCCATCCTGGCCGCCAGGGACGAGCTGCTGCGGGAATTTCCGGGCCTGCGGGCGGCCGTGGGGCGTCCGCTGCTGGCCACGGCCGACGACGTGCGGGCGGCGGCCGAGGCCTCCCTCTCCTACGCTCCCGCTGACCGAACCCCGGACGAGGCCGTGGTCTTCGTGGCCCACGGGGCGAGCCACGCGGCCGACGGCCTGCTGGACGAGCTGTTCGCGGAATTGGCCCGGCGCGACCCGCTGCTCCTCGGCGGCCGGCTGGAGGGCTCCCCCTCGGCCGGGAATATCGCCCGGACCCTGCGCCAAAAAGGCGTGCGCAGGGCGCACCTGTTGCCTTTCATGTGCGTGGGCGGCTACCACGTCCAGGTGGACGTGGCCTCGGACTCCCCGCAGTCCTGGTCCAGCATCTTCCGCCGGGAGGGGCTGACTCCGCTGCCGCGCATCACCGGCACATCGGAACACCCCCCCTTCCGCACCCTGTGGCTGGACCATCTCAAGGAGGCCATGGCCTCCCTTGACACCCGGCAGTCCGCCGACTAA
- a CDS encoding TrmH family RNA methyltransferase, giving the protein MPRPITERRAQRIREVLARRQPDLTLVMDNIWDPHNVSAVLRSCDAFGVDEVQLHYTTSAFPDIGAKSSASAKKWVRRRRHSDSSAMVEELHGRGFNVLATGFTPESRPLPDWDLVRPTAVVLGNEHDGVKEDILKLADGVLYVPMVGMVQSLNVSVAAALVLYEAWRQRSRAGLYDQPRLSAEELERRFAEWSGK; this is encoded by the coding sequence ATGCCACGCCCCATCACCGAACGCCGCGCGCAGCGCATCCGCGAGGTTCTGGCCAGGCGGCAGCCCGACCTGACCCTGGTCATGGACAACATTTGGGACCCGCACAACGTTTCGGCCGTACTGCGTTCCTGCGACGCCTTCGGAGTGGACGAGGTGCAATTGCACTACACCACCTCCGCTTTTCCCGACATTGGGGCCAAATCCTCGGCCTCGGCCAAGAAGTGGGTCCGCCGCCGGCGCCACTCCGACTCCTCCGCCATGGTGGAGGAACTACACGGGCGGGGATTCAATGTGCTGGCCACCGGTTTTACCCCGGAGTCCAGACCTTTGCCGGACTGGGATCTGGTCCGGCCCACCGCCGTCGTGCTGGGCAACGAGCACGACGGGGTCAAGGAGGATATTCTCAAGTTGGCCGATGGCGTGCTTTACGTGCCCATGGTGGGCATGGTGCAGAGTTTAAACGTGTCAGTGGCCGCCGCTCTCGTCTTGTACGAGGCGTGGAGGCAGCGCAGCCGGGCCGGGCTCTACGACCAGCCGCGCCTTTCCGCAGAGGAGCTGGAGAGGCGGTTTGCCGAGTGGAGCGGAAAGTAA